One stretch of Cohnella algarum DNA includes these proteins:
- a CDS encoding DEAD/DEAH box helicase, whose product MIHSLSLQQIKLLCGSISYERGRKYYEQHRVTKVEIDEGKRTVRAVVVGEEEYDQRIVMDDSGVQDARCTCPAYHNQYYCKHIAAVLVHLYESQPKPDRQTGTVPFTQPPAPAFTSRDIQFAKNMISLFDGPVSNAPFHDEAPGVQAQFLETEFICSPVNEHSRSPLFAIEMKVGPKRLYVVQKIKDFLQKVDQQLPVAFAKLFTYDPTAHAFKPGDEAIVRRLIDIGRSEEAYREAFRSSYGGFGFQHERYMIVPPYAWEELLPLFEAANVRFAHGMREVDRIVVTDEPPPLQFELNQAPAEGFQLDIRGLDRTLVMDSYGVVVADGILHRMEESSMRRLEEVKRLFAYKPGKHMLIPPEQMEPFMDRVIPGLRRIGEVTIAQAIADRIVSPKLQARIGLDWLNGRLLARLTYKYDDIEIDPMQPGKGRAGDSERILMRDVEAEGRIMSLIERAAFKYNGSELYLDDEESVYRFQYRLLPQLEKLAEVTATGPMDAMLREPPPPPRMTIDMDPRTQWLEVRFDMEGIDEREIGLILKTLVEKKSYYRLPGGAFLSLEDEGFLEIARLMDEMGIRKNDIKSSRLDLSAVRGLALMEEGPRTANVKLGRAFRQLLDNMRNPDNLDFAVPERLAPILRDYQKFGFQWMKTLASYHFGGILADDMGLGKTLQAIAFIESNLERIREAGLPALIVSPASLIYNWRNEIARFAPDLNVRMAAGAKQERSGALEDLGSVDVLITSYPLLRRDMELYAGQRFHALFLDEAQALKNHATQTFQAVKIIRAAHRFALTGTPIENSLDELWSLCDAVFPELFGSRSRFAELSREAVAKRVRPFILRRLKTDVLKELPDKIETLQLSELTDEQKKLYVAYLAKLQAETIDHLRTEGFQKSRMKILAGLTRLRQLCCHPSLFVENYEGDSGKLEQLLDIVEEALAAGKRLLIFSQFTSMLGLIREELELRGLPCFYLDGQTPAKDRVELCRRFNEGEHDLFLISLRAGGTGLNLTGADTVILYDLWWNPAVEQQAADRAHRIGQKKVVQVIRLVAQGTIEEKIVELQQRKKDLIAEVIQPGEEALSAITEQEIRELLMI is encoded by the coding sequence ATGATCCATTCCCTATCGCTTCAACAAATCAAGCTGCTGTGCGGTTCCATTTCGTACGAGCGCGGGCGGAAATACTACGAGCAGCACCGCGTGACCAAAGTCGAAATCGACGAGGGGAAACGGACGGTTCGCGCCGTCGTCGTCGGCGAAGAGGAATACGACCAGCGGATCGTCATGGACGACTCCGGCGTTCAGGACGCCCGCTGCACTTGTCCCGCTTACCACAATCAATACTATTGCAAACATATTGCGGCCGTCCTTGTCCACCTTTACGAATCGCAGCCGAAGCCCGATCGGCAGACGGGCACCGTGCCGTTTACCCAGCCGCCGGCGCCGGCGTTCACGAGCCGGGATATCCAATTTGCCAAAAACATGATTTCCCTTTTCGACGGCCCCGTCTCGAACGCTCCGTTCCATGACGAGGCTCCCGGCGTACAGGCGCAGTTTCTGGAAACGGAATTTATCTGCTCGCCCGTGAACGAGCACAGCCGCTCGCCTTTGTTCGCGATCGAGATGAAGGTCGGACCGAAACGCCTCTACGTCGTGCAAAAAATCAAGGATTTCCTGCAGAAGGTCGATCAGCAGCTGCCGGTCGCGTTCGCCAAGCTGTTTACCTACGACCCGACGGCGCATGCGTTCAAGCCCGGGGACGAGGCGATCGTTCGCCGCCTGATCGATATCGGGCGCAGCGAGGAGGCGTACCGGGAGGCGTTTCGCAGCAGCTACGGAGGCTTCGGCTTTCAGCACGAACGCTACATGATCGTTCCGCCCTATGCATGGGAAGAACTGCTTCCCTTGTTCGAGGCGGCGAACGTCCGCTTCGCGCACGGCATGCGCGAGGTCGACCGGATCGTCGTCACCGACGAACCGCCGCCGCTGCAATTCGAGCTGAATCAGGCGCCGGCCGAAGGGTTTCAGCTCGATATCCGCGGTCTCGACCGGACGCTCGTCATGGACAGCTACGGGGTCGTCGTCGCGGACGGCATTCTCCACCGGATGGAAGAGTCGTCCATGCGGCGGCTGGAGGAAGTGAAGCGCTTGTTCGCGTACAAGCCCGGCAAGCATATGCTTATTCCCCCGGAGCAGATGGAGCCTTTCATGGACCGGGTCATCCCCGGTCTTCGCCGAATCGGGGAGGTGACGATCGCCCAGGCGATCGCCGATCGGATCGTGAGCCCGAAACTGCAGGCCAGAATCGGGCTCGACTGGCTGAACGGAAGGCTGCTCGCCAGGCTGACGTATAAGTATGACGACATTGAAATCGATCCGATGCAACCGGGAAAAGGCAGAGCCGGCGACTCGGAACGCATTTTGATGCGCGACGTGGAAGCCGAAGGGCGCATTATGAGCCTGATCGAACGGGCCGCCTTCAAATACAACGGAAGCGAGCTGTACCTGGACGACGAAGAAAGCGTCTACCGGTTTCAATACCGGCTGCTGCCCCAACTGGAGAAGCTGGCCGAAGTGACGGCCACAGGCCCCATGGACGCCATGCTGCGAGAGCCCCCGCCTCCGCCGCGGATGACGATCGACATGGACCCCCGCACGCAGTGGCTGGAAGTCCGGTTCGATATGGAAGGCATCGACGAGCGGGAGATCGGTCTCATTTTGAAAACGCTCGTTGAAAAAAAATCGTACTACCGGCTGCCGGGCGGGGCGTTTCTGTCGCTCGAGGACGAAGGGTTTCTCGAAATCGCCCGCCTCATGGACGAAATGGGCATCCGCAAAAACGACATCAAAAGCTCGCGCCTCGACCTGTCCGCCGTGCGGGGACTGGCGCTGATGGAAGAGGGGCCGCGGACGGCGAACGTCAAGCTCGGGCGCGCCTTCCGGCAGCTGCTGGACAATATGCGAAATCCAGACAATCTGGATTTTGCCGTGCCGGAACGGCTCGCCCCGATTTTGCGGGATTACCAGAAATTCGGCTTTCAATGGATGAAAACGCTGGCCAGCTACCATTTCGGCGGCATCCTCGCCGATGACATGGGCCTCGGCAAGACGCTGCAGGCGATCGCGTTTATCGAATCCAACCTGGAGCGGATTCGCGAAGCGGGCTTGCCCGCGCTGATCGTCTCTCCGGCTTCGCTCATTTACAACTGGCGCAACGAAATCGCGCGCTTTGCCCCGGATTTGAACGTCCGGATGGCCGCCGGCGCCAAGCAGGAGCGGAGCGGGGCGCTGGAGGACCTGGGCAGCGTCGACGTGCTCATTACGTCCTATCCGCTGCTCCGCCGGGATATGGAGCTGTACGCGGGACAGCGGTTCCACGCGCTGTTTCTCGACGAGGCGCAGGCGCTCAAAAACCACGCCACCCAGACGTTCCAGGCGGTCAAGATCATTCGGGCGGCGCATCGCTTCGCCCTGACCGGAACGCCGATCGAAAACTCGCTCGACGAGCTGTGGTCGCTTTGCGACGCGGTGTTTCCCGAGCTGTTCGGCAGCCGCAGCCGGTTTGCGGAGCTGTCCCGGGAAGCGGTCGCGAAGCGGGTGCGCCCGTTCATTTTGCGCCGGCTCAAAACCGACGTGCTGAAAGAACTGCCGGACAAAATCGAAACCCTGCAGCTGTCCGAGCTCACCGACGAGCAGAAGAAGCTGTACGTCGCGTATTTGGCGAAGCTTCAGGCGGAGACGATCGACCATTTGCGGACGGAGGGCTTTCAAAAGAGCCGGATGAAAATACTGGCCGGACTGACGAGGCTGCGCCAGCTGTGCTGCCACCCCTCCCTGTTCGTGGAAAACTACGAAGGCGACTCCGGCAAGCTGGAACAGCTGCTCGACATCGTGGAGGAAGCGCTGGCCGCCGGCAAGCGGCTGCTCATTTTCTCCCAGTTCACCTCCATGCTCGGCCTGATCCGGGAGGAGCTCGAGCTCCGGGGCCTGCCTTGCTTTTATCTCGACGGGCAAACGCCCGCGAAAGACCGCGTCGAGCTGTGCAGAAGATTCAACGAAGGCGAGCACGATCTGTTCCTGATCTCCCTGCGCGCCGGAGGCACGGGGTTGAATTTGACCGGCGCGGACACCGTCATTTTGTACGATTTGTGGTGGAACCCGGCCGTCGAGCAGCAAGCGGCGGATCGCGCGCACCGGATCGGGCAAAAAAAGGTCGTGCAGGTGATCCGGCTTGTCGCCCAGGGTACGATCGAGGAAAAAATCGTGGAGCTTCAGCAGCGGAAAAAAGATTTGATCGCCGAAGTGATCCAGCCGGGAGAAGAGGCGCTGTCGGCGATCACCGAGCAGGAAATCCGCGAGCTCCTGATGATCTAG
- a CDS encoding response regulator, translating into MARILIADDSAVMRATLKSILTKAGHAIAAEAFNGREAVEMYERFRPDLVTMDVMMPEMDGIAAIRHICEFDPRARIVVLSTMERQETIAEAIRAGAKEFITKPFIEQRVVHIVGHVLGR; encoded by the coding sequence ATGGCCCGAATCCTGATCGCCGACGATTCGGCGGTGATGCGAGCTACGCTGAAGAGCATTTTGACGAAAGCCGGACACGCGATTGCCGCGGAAGCCTTCAACGGCCGGGAGGCCGTGGAGATGTACGAGCGCTTCCGGCCGGATCTGGTGACGATGGACGTCATGATGCCGGAAATGGACGGAATCGCGGCGATTCGTCACATTTGCGAATTCGATCCGCGGGCTCGAATCGTCGTTCTGTCGACGATGGAGCGCCAGGAGACGATCGCGGAGGCGATTCGGGCGGGAGCGAAGGAATTCATCACCAAGCCGTTTATCGAACAGCGGGTCGTTCATATCGTCGGCCATGTGCTGGGCAGATGA
- a CDS encoding LTA synthase family protein — MMALKIYLARFVIFDGGHVWMPLATGIPSVWVAFCLVELLFYKRKLGAYLTVNLILTSVYFAVIMYYKYFGVIVTYHALQQVGQVTEVKSSVFSLLHPYFLLIYVDIVVLFILLLSSRKVRAWGRSLAVREPRAVSASVGALSIVMCAASIYPYKDGMNEILQAQKMGILNYEAYVAFGASKDEPVDTSEVTQERIREIKGIEDKAEPAYWEAAKGKNVIIIQLEAFQNFLIGMEVDGKEVTPNLNKLASESFYFPHFYQQVGQGNTSDAEFVVNTSFFIPPHGAASQVYADKELPSMPKTLAEHGYDTATFHTNDVSFWNREELYQALGFGQYYDTAFFGEEDFVMFGASDEVLYEKTAGVLETMRQSGKPFYAQVISMSAHHPFNLPERKIRMELPEKYDDTLVGHYIGAQNYADLALGQFIERLKSSGIWDESLVIIYGDHQGLPVYSLTKEEKSLMKEIYGRDYESPDMLNIPLILKLPGQTEGQVLEQTGGQSDLFPTIANLAGISLDDHIHFGQDILNETENVLPQRYYLPSGSFVNDGAVFVPGLGFEDGVVYPFSGGEAAEGDVTEEQYENALELISMSDSYVESLPERN; from the coding sequence ATGATGGCGCTCAAAATTTATTTGGCCCGCTTCGTCATCTTCGACGGAGGGCATGTCTGGATGCCGCTTGCGACCGGCATTCCGTCCGTCTGGGTCGCGTTCTGCCTTGTAGAACTGCTGTTTTACAAGCGCAAGCTCGGCGCTTATTTAACGGTTAATCTGATTTTGACCTCCGTCTATTTTGCGGTCATCATGTATTACAAATATTTCGGCGTCATCGTCACCTACCATGCTTTGCAGCAGGTCGGACAGGTTACGGAAGTGAAAAGCAGCGTGTTCTCGCTGCTGCATCCTTACTTTCTGCTTATCTACGTCGATATCGTCGTCCTGTTTATTTTACTGCTTTCCAGTCGCAAGGTTCGGGCCTGGGGGAGAAGCCTTGCCGTACGGGAACCGAGGGCCGTATCGGCTTCCGTCGGCGCGCTTTCGATCGTGATGTGCGCGGCCAGCATTTATCCGTACAAGGACGGAATGAACGAAATTTTGCAAGCTCAAAAAATGGGAATCCTCAACTATGAAGCTTATGTCGCGTTCGGGGCTTCGAAGGACGAGCCGGTCGATACGAGCGAAGTGACGCAGGAGCGGATTCGCGAGATCAAGGGCATCGAGGATAAAGCCGAACCGGCCTATTGGGAAGCGGCCAAAGGCAAAAACGTCATCATTATCCAGCTGGAAGCGTTCCAGAACTTCCTGATCGGCATGGAAGTGGACGGCAAGGAAGTGACGCCGAACCTGAACAAGCTGGCTTCCGAAAGCTTTTATTTCCCGCATTTTTACCAGCAGGTCGGGCAAGGCAACACCTCGGATGCGGAATTCGTCGTGAACACGTCGTTCTTTATTCCTCCTCACGGCGCCGCTTCCCAGGTGTACGCGGACAAGGAACTGCCGAGCATGCCGAAGACGCTGGCGGAGCACGGCTACGACACCGCCACTTTCCATACGAACGACGTCTCGTTCTGGAACCGCGAAGAGCTTTATCAGGCGCTCGGCTTCGGCCAATATTACGACACCGCTTTTTTCGGCGAGGAAGATTTCGTCATGTTCGGAGCTTCCGACGAAGTGCTGTACGAGAAAACGGCCGGCGTGCTGGAAACGATGCGGCAAAGCGGCAAACCGTTTTACGCCCAGGTGATCTCGATGTCCGCCCATCATCCGTTCAATCTGCCGGAACGCAAAATCCGGATGGAGCTGCCGGAAAAGTACGACGATACGCTGGTCGGCCATTATATCGGCGCGCAAAATTACGCGGACCTCGCCCTCGGCCAATTTATCGAACGGCTGAAAAGCAGCGGCATTTGGGACGAGAGTCTCGTTATCATCTATGGTGACCACCAGGGATTGCCGGTATACTCGCTGACCAAAGAAGAGAAAAGCCTTATGAAAGAAATCTACGGCCGGGATTACGAGTCTCCGGACATGTTGAACATCCCGCTTATTCTCAAGCTGCCCGGCCAAACCGAAGGCCAGGTGCTCGAGCAAACGGGCGGGCAATCCGATCTGTTTCCGACGATCGCGAATTTGGCCGGCATTTCGCTGGACGATCATATCCACTTCGGTCAGGATATCCTGAACGAAACGGAAAACGTGCTGCCGCAAAGGTATTACCTGCCGTCGGGTTCGTTCGTGAACGACGGGGCGGTATTCGTCCCCGGCCTCGGGTTCGAGGACGGCGTCGTCTACCCGTTCTCCGGCGGCGAGGCCGCGGAAGGCGACGTAACCGAGGAACAGTACGAAAACGCGCTGGAGCTGATCAGCATGTCCGACAGCTACGTGGAGTCTCTCCCCGAACGAAACTGA
- a CDS encoding PAS domain-containing sensor histidine kinase codes for MTAEFRSELKQMLQQFNHLKLALDESSIVAMTDRKGIIRYVNGKFCEISKYSREELLGSDHRIINSGYHGKSFMRELWRTIQSGEVWRGEIRNRAKDGSYYWVYTTIVPFVDESGKPYQYLAIRNEVTPLKKAEQELQRMMTRVMRIQEEERKRFSRELHDGIGQSLFGLAIHLDRLLAQPGHAPELAQLRRDVTGIMEEVRELAWELRPSVLDDLGVAPALRSYSEMFSQHYGIRVRLTCKLAGRMDRQTETALYRIVQEALTNIGKYAGVAEATVDVWESETHVYARVEDRGVGFVPMPESQGVGLFSMEERARGVGGQASVRSAPDQGTVVSVILPKNVENP; via the coding sequence ATGACCGCCGAATTTCGGAGCGAGCTTAAGCAGATGCTCCAGCAATTCAACCATCTGAAGCTTGCGCTGGACGAATCGTCGATCGTGGCGATGACCGACCGCAAAGGGATTATCCGCTATGTGAACGGGAAGTTTTGCGAAATTTCCAAGTACAGCCGCGAAGAGCTGCTCGGGAGCGATCACCGGATCATCAATTCCGGCTACCACGGAAAATCGTTCATGCGCGAATTATGGCGGACCATTCAATCCGGCGAGGTGTGGCGGGGCGAAATTCGCAACAGGGCAAAGGACGGCAGCTACTATTGGGTGTACACGACGATCGTGCCGTTCGTGGACGAATCGGGAAAGCCTTATCAATATTTGGCGATCCGCAACGAGGTCACCCCGCTGAAGAAGGCGGAACAGGAGCTGCAGCGGATGATGACGCGCGTCATGCGCATCCAGGAAGAGGAGCGCAAGCGGTTTTCCCGCGAGCTGCACGACGGCATCGGCCAAAGCCTGTTCGGCCTGGCGATCCACCTCGACCGGCTGCTCGCCCAGCCCGGGCATGCGCCGGAGCTTGCCCAGCTTCGCCGGGACGTCACCGGCATCATGGAGGAGGTGCGGGAGCTCGCCTGGGAGCTGCGGCCGTCCGTGCTGGACGATCTCGGGGTCGCTCCCGCCCTGCGGAGCTACTCGGAGATGTTTTCCCAGCATTACGGCATTCGCGTCCGCTTGACCTGCAAGCTGGCGGGCCGCATGGACCGCCAGACGGAAACCGCGCTTTACCGGATCGTTCAGGAGGCGCTCACCAACATCGGCAAGTACGCGGGGGTTGCGGAGGCAACGGTCGACGTCTGGGAGTCGGAAACGCATGTCTATGCGCGCGTCGAGGATCGGGGCGTCGGCTTCGTCCCGATGCCGGAAAGCCAGGGGGTCGGACTGTTCAGTATGGAAGAGCGGGCACGCGGCGTCGGAGGCCAGGCGAGCGTCCGCTCCGCCCCGGACCAAGGAACGGTCGTTTCGGTAATTTTGCCAAAAAATGTGGAGAACCCTTGA
- a CDS encoding response regulator transcription factor encodes MDNVRILLVDDHAVVRSGLRMLLESKPGIEVAGDAADGDEAIRLARELSPDVVLMDLSMPHGKDGLTATGELKKLMPDIAVLILTMHDDDEYLFRSIHAGASGYILKSAPHEELLAAIQSVSEGNAYLYPTATKRLMNEYMERIRRGESADAYDLLSEREKEVLGWIAKGYSNKDIAEHLIISVKTVETHKAHVMEKLGLKTRPDLVKYALKKGLLNFDA; translated from the coding sequence TTGGACAACGTACGCATTTTGCTCGTCGACGACCACGCTGTCGTCCGTTCGGGCTTGCGGATGCTGCTCGAGAGCAAGCCCGGCATCGAAGTGGCAGGCGACGCCGCGGACGGAGACGAGGCGATCCGGTTGGCCCGGGAGCTTTCGCCGGACGTGGTGCTGATGGACCTAAGCATGCCGCACGGCAAAGACGGCTTGACCGCGACGGGCGAACTGAAAAAGCTGATGCCCGACATTGCCGTGCTCATTTTGACGATGCACGATGACGACGAGTATTTATTTCGCTCGATTCATGCCGGGGCATCGGGCTACATTTTGAAAAGCGCCCCCCACGAAGAACTGCTGGCCGCGATTCAATCGGTTTCCGAGGGCAACGCCTACTTGTACCCGACCGCCACGAAGCGGCTCATGAACGAATATATGGAGCGGATCCGCCGCGGCGAAAGCGCGGACGCCTACGATCTGCTTTCGGAACGCGAGAAGGAAGTGCTCGGCTGGATCGCCAAGGGCTATTCCAACAAGGATATTGCCGAGCACCTCATCATCAGCGTCAAAACGGTCGAAACCCACAAAGCCCACGTCATGGAAAAGCTCGGTCTCAAGACGCGGCCCGATCTGGTCAAATACGCGCTCAAAAAGGGGTTGCTGAACTTTGACGCCTGA
- a CDS encoding GAF domain-containing protein, giving the protein MVEKVRELMEKELHLLRELLSADVAALAWMQDRERRLDWAIASGCGDDRYRMLSIRIGRGLEGTVPRIGRPLVLDPCNPSASRMKEQSPFMLLEKLQTAAGLPVNVHGQLKGVLLAGFRSVRCFTPENLTVLQMSAKWLGQLGEYDSEGGKVHFGEIS; this is encoded by the coding sequence ATGGTTGAAAAGGTGCGCGAGCTGATGGAAAAAGAGCTTCATCTATTGCGCGAGCTCCTGTCGGCCGACGTTGCGGCATTGGCATGGATGCAGGACCGGGAACGCCGGCTGGACTGGGCCATCGCATCGGGCTGCGGCGACGACAGATACCGCATGCTTTCCATTCGGATCGGACGGGGGCTGGAGGGAACCGTTCCGAGAATCGGCCGGCCGCTCGTATTGGACCCCTGCAATCCGAGCGCCTCGCGGATGAAGGAACAGTCCCCGTTCATGCTGCTCGAGAAGCTTCAGACCGCGGCCGGTTTGCCCGTCAACGTCCATGGACAATTAAAAGGCGTGCTCCTGGCCGGGTTTCGGTCCGTTCGCTGCTTCACGCCGGAAAATCTAACGGTGCTCCAGATGTCGGCCAAGTGGCTCGGGCAGTTGGGAGAGTACGATTCGGAAGGGGGCAAGGTTCATTTCGGGGAAATCTCCTGA
- a CDS encoding DoxX family membrane protein, whose product MANWMRTNRIAAALLVVVRFYLGWKWIEAGWHKIVDGFSAAGFLNKAIETPVLATGTENAMYPNFVAFLKHFALPNVELINVLIPWGEFLVGLGLILGGLTVTAAFFGMMMNFMFLLAGTVSSNPWLILFGIVVLLAGNNAGKFGLDYYLLPLIKRAYRHIVKRKHPTDPAAPVNRQGVAG is encoded by the coding sequence ATGGCAAACTGGATGAGAACAAACCGGATCGCCGCCGCGCTGCTCGTCGTCGTGAGGTTTTATCTCGGGTGGAAGTGGATCGAGGCGGGGTGGCACAAGATCGTGGACGGCTTCAGCGCCGCCGGCTTCCTGAATAAAGCGATCGAAACGCCGGTGCTCGCGACCGGCACGGAAAATGCGATGTACCCGAATTTTGTGGCCTTCCTCAAGCATTTCGCGCTTCCGAACGTTGAACTGATCAACGTGCTCATTCCCTGGGGAGAGTTTCTGGTCGGCCTGGGCCTCATACTGGGGGGCTTGACGGTTACCGCCGCCTTCTTCGGAATGATGATGAACTTCATGTTCCTGCTGGCCGGCACCGTATCGAGCAATCCGTGGCTGATTCTGTTCGGCATCGTCGTCCTGCTCGCCGGCAACAACGCGGGCAAGTTCGGACTCGACTACTACCTGCTGCCCTTGATTAAACGCGCCTACCGCCACATCGTCAAACGCAAGCACCCGACCGATCCGGCCGCGCCGGTCAATCGCCAAGGGGTTGCCGGATGA